In Raphanus sativus cultivar WK10039 chromosome 5, ASM80110v3, whole genome shotgun sequence, the following proteins share a genomic window:
- the LOC108857323 gene encoding uncharacterized protein LOC108857323: MWKQVVGKYSIGKANYGSNRAKLQPFLCQTSCGFHNGRTVLAPRSFFGVEDYVDDDTSRPYTYQKEKKSKNPDKHVSFKQRTVAYMEPFTLDVFISKRFVSASLTHRVTCKQVAVAGTNSKDVKAVLRSRCDIPACMSIGRILSERAKEADVYTASYTPRDQDKFEGKIRAVVQSLIDNGIDVKIYLD, encoded by the exons ATGTGGAAGCAAGTGGTTGGCAAGTATTCTATAGGTAAAGCAAATTATGGAAGTAACAGAGCAAAGCTTCAACCTTTCTTATGTCAAACCAGTTGTGGGTTTCACAATGGACGA ACGGTTCTTGCTCCGAGGAGTTTCTTTGGCGTAGAAGACTACGTGGACGACGACACAAGCCGACCATACACAtaccaaaaagagaaaaaatcaaAGAACCCAGACAAACACGTCTCCTTCAAGCAACGCACAGTCGCATACATGGAGCCCTTCACTCTCGACGTCTTCATCTCAAAACGGTTCGTCTCAGCGTCCCTCACCCACCGTGTCACATGTAAGCAAGTCGCTGTCGCGGGAACGAACTCAAAAGACGTGAAAGCGGTTTTGAGGTCGAGATGCGATATCCCCGCGTGTATGTCCATAGGGAGGATCTTGTCTGAGCGTGCAAAAGAGGCTGATGTGTACACAGCTTCTTACACGCCGCGAGACCAAGACAAGTTCGAAGGGAAGATCAGAGCTGTTGTCCAGTCTCTTATTGATAACGGGATCGATGTCAAAATCTATCTGGATTAG